Proteins co-encoded in one Medicago truncatula cultivar Jemalong A17 chromosome 8, MtrunA17r5.0-ANR, whole genome shotgun sequence genomic window:
- the LOC11424306 gene encoding methylesterase 2 — translation MFKQGRHVVLILLFFILSFFIGANGKHFVLVHGAFHGAWCWYKVATMLKLAGHNVTTIDLAACGISPIQVQEIHSISQYYEPFMTFMESLPPKEKVILVGHSFGGIPLSVAMEKFPKKISVAVFITALVLSENLNFTSFNQENSTRQGESQLFFSNGINNPPTASLWGPKIMSSNLYQLSPHEDLTLGLSLVRPHPIFNDKKLLLKETRVTKHRNGRVPKAFIISKEDNLLTEDFQIWMIENTRPYVEVKVIKDSDHMVMFSKPEKLTSHILKVARKY, via the exons ATGTTTAAACAAGGAAGACACGTTGTGTTGATTCTTCTCTTCtttattctttcatttttcattggTGCTAATGGGAAGCACTTTGTGCTTGTTCATGGAGCTTTCCATGGTGCATGGTGTTGGTATAAGGTTGCAACTATGCTTAAATTAGCTGGTCATAATGTTACAACTATTGACTTGGCTGCTTGTGGTATCAGTCCAATCCAGGTTCAAGAGATTCATTCAATTTCACAATATTATGAACCTTTCATGACATTTATGGAATCTCTTCCTCCAAAGGAGAAGGTGATTCTTGTGGGTCATAGTTTTGGAGGGATACCCTTATCTGTTGCTATGGAAAAATTCCCTAAGAAAATTTCTGTTGCAGTTTTTATCACTGCATTGGTGCTTAGTGAAAATCTTAATTTCACAAGTTTTAATCAAGAG AATTCCACTCGACAGGGAGAATCCCAATTATTCTTCTCAAATGGGATAAATAATCCTCCAACTGCCTCATTGTGGGGACCCAAAATCATGTCATCTAATCTATATCAATTATCTCCTCATGAG GATTTGACACTTGGATTATCGTTGGTGAGGCCACATCCTATCTTTAATGACAAAAAACTATTGTTGAAAGAAACAAGAGTTACCAAACATAGGAATGGAAGGGTGCCTAAAGCCTTCATCATCAGCAAAGAAGATAATTTGTTGACAGAGGATTTTCAAATATGGATGATTGAGAATACTCGTCCATATGTTGAGGTGAAAGTGATAAAGGATTCAGATCACATGGTCATGTTTTCTAAACCAGAAAAGCTCACCTCTCACATTCTAAAAGTTGCTCGCAAATACTGA
- the LOC11419878 gene encoding eukaryotic translation initiation factor 4G isoform X4 has product MNGVAIPARTSSAPPNLDEQKRDQARHDSIKPVPSAPIPTVPKPQQPPRNDAVVTEKTNARDTHLGAKAKKDPQLPALTPASQMQRPSAVPVPGMSMPTPFQQSQQSLQFGGPNPQIQSQGMSSTPMHIPMPMSIPIGNVGQVQQPVFIPGLQPHPMHSHGMMHPSHNLSFAHQMGHQLPHQLGNMGIGTGPPYPQQQGGNFAGPRKTTTVKITHPETHEELRLDKRADGYSDGGSSGARPHPNVPSQSHPVKSIAASQPSNYYPSGSYSSSPPYYQPPGSLPLTSSQITPNTQPPIFNYPVNNGPQNLAFINSSSLSSLPVNKVSTPIPHIAEAPTAERSREVPKVTSSASTGVSVTIKPSAVSAVTDSSLTNSSISGVQNPDTSSEISTQHSKSSEDSSISSLPKQSAASVVTDEKLTVLPTPAVTVDSVSVVTNNEANTREPVSRSNSAKDNQKKSGKIGQSSQDQVSVQSPTAASMQSRAVDSSISDTGVSTPVGSETNHFPAIITEDLLTSEGSVAEVADSLSDHKHDKIDESSEASDLQSADLPEANKETNDSAENACSDSMSHSVSGTKDRPNLEPNKAKTTSKGKKKRKEFLQKADAAGTTSDLYNAYKGPEEKKETGLISESSESECTSEGLKQLSADSAQLDAAVSEKSGQNKAEPDDWEDAADVSTPKLEVDDKSQQDFDGSGSTEKKYSRDFLLKFSEQCITLPEGFEITADIAAALMNSNVGNSRDSHPSPGRTVDRSRMEHRGNVVAEEDKWNKVSNAFHSGRGLDGSGGFRHGQGGNFGVLRNPRGPAPIQYGGAILSGPMQSGAHQGGMQRNSPDGERWQRSTSFQQRGLIPSPQSPLQMMHKAEKKYEIGKVSDAEEAKQRQLKAILNKLTPQNFDRLFEQVKAVNIDNAITLTGVISQIFEKALMEPTFCEMYANFCSHLAAELPDLSVDNEKITFKRLLLNKCQEEFERGEREQEEANKVDEAEGEVKLSNEEREQRRTKARRRMLGNIRLIGELYKKKMLTERIMHECIKKLLGQCQDPDEEDVEALCKLMSTIGEMIDHPKAKEHMDVYFERLKILSNNMNLSSRVRFMLKDVIDLRRNRWQVRRKVDGPKKIEEVHRDAVQERQAQAQVGRTGRGMGNNQSARRNPMDFGPRGSPMLSPPSPMGGPRGLSTQTRGYGLQDARFEERQSYEPRTLPINFPQRPLGNESITLGPQGGLARGMSSRGPTNSNMSIPDVHSGPGDSHRMPSGINGYGNLSERTSYGNREDLASRYMSDRPSSPAGYDHSSAASHNINYGNRDLRNDDRNLNRPVATSPHAQPQGPIVSQNASTDEQLRDMSLSAIREYYSARDVNEVAQCIKDLNSPNFHPSMVSLWVTDSFERKDAERDLLAKLLVKLGKSQDGLLSPTQLIEGFETVLSTLEDAVNDAPKAPEFLGRIFAELITESLVGLNEIGQLVHDGGEEPGSLLEFGLAADVLGSTLEAIKHEKGDVVLSEIRTSSTLRLESFRPPNNSTTSRKLEQFI; this is encoded by the exons GGGGCTAAGGCTAAAAAGGATCCCCAGTTGCCAGCTTTGACTCCGGCAAGCCAGATGCAGAGGCCTTCTGCTGTTCCTGTACCTGGGATGTCAATGCCAACACCATTTCAGCAGTCACAGCAATCTTTACAGTTTGGTGGTCCTAATCCACAAATTCAATCTCAGGGAATGTCTTCGACACCCATGCATATTCCTATGCCAATGTCTATACCAATCGGAAATGTTGGACAAGTGCAACAGCCGGTTTTTATTCCTGGTCTTCAGCCTCATCCAATGCACTCTCATGGGATGATGCATCCAAGCCATAACTTAAGTTTCGCTCATCAAATGGGTCATCAGTTGCCCCATCAATTGGGCAACATGGGCATTGGCACCGGCCCTCCATACCCCCAGCAGCAGGGTGGAAATTTTGCGGGTCCTCGAAAAACTACTACTGTCAAGATAACTCACCCTGAAACGCATGAAGAGCTAAGGCTTGATAAAAGGGCAGATGGATATTCAGATGGTGGGTCATCTGGTGCTAGGCCGCATCCTAATGTACCTTCTCAATCCCATCCTGTTAAATCCATTGCTGCTTCTCAGCCTTCGAATTATTATCCTTCCGGCTCATATAGTTCCAGTCCTCCCTATTATCAACCTCCTGGTTCTCTTCCGTTAACAAGTAGCCAGATAACTCCCAACACCCAGCCACCGATATTTAATTATCCTGTGAACAATGGTCCACAAAATTTAGCTTTCATCAATTCATCTTCTCTTAGTTCTCTGCCTGTTAATAAAGTCAGCACTCCTATTCCTCACATTGCTGAAGCTCCCACTGCAGAACGTTCTCGTGAAGTGCCTAAAGTGACATCATCAGCTTCAACGGGGGTTTCTGTGACTATTAAACCAAGTGCTGTTTCTGCTGTTACCGACTCATCATTGACTAATTCTAGTATTTCTGGTGTTCAAAATCCCGATACCTCCTCGGAAATCTCTACACAGCATTCTAAATCTTCCGAGGATTCTTCAATTTCGAGTTTGCCAAAACAATCTGCTGCATCTGTTGTCACTGATGAGAAGCTTACAGTGCTACCTACGCCAGCTGTGACTGTGGACTCTGTTTCAGTTGTGACTAATAATGAAGCCAACACGAGGGAACCTGTTAGTAGGTCCAACTCTGCGAAGGATAACCAGAAGAAATCTGGGAAAATAGGTCAATCGTCTCAAGATCAG GTTTCTGTGCAATCTCCTACAGCGGCTAGTATGCAGTCTCGAGCTGTTGACAGTAGTATATCTGATACTGGGGTTTCCACACCTGTAGGAAGTGAAACAAACCATTTTCCTGCAATTATCACTGAAGATCTTCTCACATCTGAAGGATCTGTTGCTGAAGTGGCTGATAGTTTGAGTGATCATAAGCATGATAAGATAGACGAATCATCCGAAG cATCAGATCTGCAGTCTGCTGATTTACCAGAAGCAAACAAGGAAACCAATGATAGTGCGGAGAATGCATGCAGTGACTCGATGTCCCATTCAGTGTCGGGTACCAAGGATAGACCAAATTTAGAACCAAATAAGGCGAAAACTACATCTaaagggaagaagaaaagaaaagagtttCTCCAGAAAGCAGATGCTGCTGGGACAACTTCTGATCTTTATAATGCATATAAAGGACctgaggaaaagaaagaaactgGCTTAATTTCAGAGAGCTCAGAAAGTGAATGTACATCTGAAGGTTTAAAGCAGTTATCCGCAGATTCTGCTCAGTTAGATGCTGCAGTAAGCGAGAAAAGTGGTCAGAATAAAGCCGAACCTGATGACTGGGAGGATGCAGCTGACGTGTCTACACCAAAGCTTGAAGTTGATGATAAATCTCAGCAGGATTTTGATGGAAGTGGAAGTACAGAAAAAAAGTACTCGCgtgattttcttttgaaattctCAGAGCAATGCATTACTCTTCCTGAAGGTTTTGAAATTACGGCAGACATAGCTGCGGCTTTGATGAATTCCAATGTTGGTAATTCTCGTGATTCACATCCTAGTCCTGGAAGAACTGTAGACAGGTCAAGGATGGAACACCGTGGGAATGTTGTGGCCGAGGAAGACAAATGGAACAAAGTTTCCAATGCTTTTCATTCTGGGCGTGGTTTGGATGGTAGCGGTGGATTTCGACATGGCCAAGGAGGCAATTTTGGTGTTTTAAGGAATCCTCGTGGACCGGCACCCATCCAATATGGTGGGGCGATCCTTTCTGGGCCAATGCAATCTGGGGCACATCAGGGTGGAATGCAAAGAAATAGTCCTGACGGGGAGAGGTGGCAACGTTCTACTAGCTTCCAGCAGAGGGGTTTAATTCCTTCTCCTCAGTCTCCCTTACAGATGATGCACAAGGCTGAGAAGAAGTACGAAATAGGGAAAGTGTCAGATGCAGAAGAGGCAAAGCAGAGGCAACTGAAAGCTATCCTGAACAAACTAACTCCTCAAAATTTCGATAGACTTTTTGAACAGGTAAAAGCAGTTAATATTGACAACGCAATCACTCTCACTGGTGTCATCTCACAAATCTTCGAGAAGGCTCTGATGGAACCTACCTTCTGTGAAATGTATGCCAACTTCTGCTCACATCTGGCTGCTGAGTTGCCTGATTTGAGTGTGGACAACGAAAAGATAACTTTTAAGAGGTTATTATTAAACAAATGCCAGGAGGAATTTGAGAGGGGTGAAAGAGAACAAGAAGAGGCAAATAAGGTGGATGAGGCTGAGGGTGAGGTCAAGCTGTCAAATGAAGAAAGGGAGCAGAGAAGAACCAAGGCAAGAAGGCGCATGTTAGGAAACATCAGATTGATTGGAGAACTttataagaagaaaatgttGACAGAGAGGATAATGCACGAGTGCATAAAGAAGTTACTAGGTCAGTGTCAGGATCCTGATGAGGAAGATGTTGAGGCTCTGTGCAAGCTGATGAGTACTATTGGGGAGATGATTGACCATCCCAAAGCTAAAGAACATATGGATGTATATTTTGAAAGGttgaaaatattatcaaacaacATGAATTTATCTTCTAGGGTAagatttatgttgaaggatgTAATTGATTTGAGAAGGAATAGATGGCAAGTAAGGAGAAAAGTTGATGGTCCAAAGAAGATTGAGGAGGTACACAGAGATGCCGTGCAAGAAAGGCAGGCTCAAGCACAAGTTGGTAGGACGGGTCGTGGTATGGGAAACAATCAATCTGCAAGAAGGAACCCCATGGATTTTGGTCCTAGAGGATCACCTATGTTGTCTCCTCCTTCTCCAATGGGTGGACCGCGTGGGCTTTCTACTCAAACACGTGGATATGGTTTACAAGATGCTCGTTTTGAAGAAAGGCAATCTTATGAGCCTAGGACCTTGCCAATTAATTTTCCTCAAAGACCCTTGGGTAATGAATCTATAACATTGGGACCCCAAGGTGGTCTTGCTAGGGGAATGTCCAGTAGAGGACCGACAAATTCAAATATGTCAATACCTGATGTGCATTCTGGCCCTGGAGACTCTCACAGAATGCCTAGCGGTATTAATGGTTATGGCAATTTATCTGAACGCACATCGTATGGCAATAGGGAGGATCTTGCATCAAGATATATGTCAGACAGACCTTCAAGTCCAGCTGGATATGATCATTCAAGTGCTGCATCTCATAATATAAACTATGGTAACAGAGACTTAAGGAATGATGATCGGAATCTAAATAGGCCTGTTGCAACTTCACCTCATGCTCAGCCGCAAGGGCCAATTGTCTCTCAAAATGCTTCTACAGATGAACAACTACGGGACATGTCCTTGTCAGCAATCAGAGAATACTACAG TGCTAGAGATGTAAACGAAGTTGCTCAATGCATCAAAGATCTGAACTCTCCAAACTTTCATCCTTCTATGGTTTCTCTCTGGGTCACAGACTCATTTGAGAGAAAGGACGCTGAAAGAGATCTTTTGGCTAAACTGCTTGTCAAGCTTGGGAAGTCTCAGGATGGCCTCCTGAGTCCAACTCAGCTTATCGAAGG GTTCGAGACAGTTCTCAGTACATTGGAGGATGCTGTTAATGATGCCCCCAAGGCACCGGAGTTTCTTGGCCGTATTTTTGCAGAACTTATAACAGAGAGTTTAGTCGGTTTGAACGAGATTGGGCAGTTAGTACATGATGGTGGAGAGGAGCCAGGCAGTCTCCTAGAATTTGGACTTGCAGCTGATGTTCTTGGAAGCACATTGGAGGCAATAAAGCACGAGAAAGGGGATGTTGTTCTAAGTGAGATTCGTACAAGCTCAACCTTGCGGTTGGAGTCTTTCCGACCACCTAATAATTCTACTACATCAAGGAAGTTGGAGCAATTTATTTAG